The proteins below are encoded in one region of Lactuca sativa cultivar Salinas chromosome 3, Lsat_Salinas_v11, whole genome shotgun sequence:
- the LOC111902916 gene encoding protein WHAT'S THIS FACTOR 1 homolog, chloroplastic, which yields MASSLTTLPFFILHQTSRIQKPRFSLENPVSVSKTPLEKTPFLGKSLNLQAGSFGGNFGKNHVRISPIQAIVKRRKELPFDNVIQRDKKLKLVMKIRKILLSQPDRVMQLRDLGRFRKALGLQKRRRFIALLRKFPGVFEIEEEGVYSLRFKLTPEAERLYLEEMKVRNEMEDLLVVKLRKLLMMSLDKRILVEKIAHLKNDLGLPLEFRDTICQRYPQYFRVVRTDRGPSLELTHWDPELAVSFQELEEEDKLAKEAEKRDLIIDRPPKFNRVRLPKGLQLSKGEMRRISQFRDMPFISPYSDFSSLRPGSAEKEKHACAVVHEILSLTVEKRTLVDHLTHFREEFRFSQQLRGMLIRHPDMFYVSLKGDRDSVFLRDAYRDSQLVDKNRLLIIKEKLRALVSVQRFRGRVVKSDEGDGGDEEDEVEEEDWSDLDELVSNEMDDDDDDDDGDDDMPPDFDEDDENVKMSQGKEANQDEEKVLDPVFPDGKPRERW from the coding sequence ATGGCATCATCTCTTACCACTTTACCTTTCTTCATATTACACCAAACATCTCGAATTCAAAAACCTAGATTTTCCTTGGAGAATCCTGTTTCAGTTTCTAAAACACCACTTGAAAAGACACCGTTTTTAGGGAAGAGTTTGAATTTACAAGCGGGGAGTTTCGGCGGTAATTTTGGGAAAAACCATGTCCGTATTTCTCCGATTCAAGCAATAGTGAAGAGGAGGAAAGAGCTTCCTTTCGATAACGTGATTCAACGAGACAAGAAGCTGAAACTAGTTATGAAAATCAGAAAAATCTTACTGAGTCAACCCGATAGAGTTATGCAACTTCGTGATTTAGGTAGGTTTAGAAAAGCATTAGGGCTTCAAAAACGCAGACGCTTCATCGCACTGTTGAGAAAGTTTCCTGGTGTATTTGAGATCGAAGAAGAAGGGGTTTACTCCCTCAGATTCAAACTAACACCTGAAGCCGAAAGATTATATCTTGAAGAAATGAAGGTCAGAAACGAAATGGAAGATCTATTAGTTGTTAAACTAAGAAAACTACTAATGATGTCATTAGACAAACGAATCCTTGTAGAAAAGATAGCTCATTTGAAGAACGATCTTGGCCTTCCATTAGAGTTCCGTGACACAATCTGTCAAAGGTACCCACAGTACTTTAGAGTTGTAAGAACCGATAGAGGCCCATCTTTAGAGCTAACACATTGGGACCCTGAACTTGCAGTCTCATTTCaagagcttgaagaagaagataaactaGCCAAAGAAGCAGAAAAGAGAGATTTAATCATTGATAGACCACCAAAGTTCAACAGAGTGAGACTTCCAAAGGGTCTTCAACTTTCAAAAGGTGAAATGAGACGTATTTCTCAATTCAGAGACATGCCTTTCATCTCACCTTATTCAGATTTTTCCTCATTAAGACCTGGTAGTGCTGAAAAAGAAAAACATGCTTGTGCTGTTGTACACGAGATATTGAGTCTTACAGTTGAAAAAAGAACTTTAGTTGACCATTTGACTCATTTTCGTGAAGAGTTTAGATTCAGTCAACAACTTAGAGGGATGCTTATAAGACACCCTGATATGTTTTATGTGTCTTTAAAAGGAGACCGTGATTCTGTGTTTTTAAGAGACGCGTATCGTGATTCACAATTGGTTGATAAAAATCGGTTGTTGATTATTAAAGAGAAGCTTCGTGCTTTGGTTTCTGTTCAGAGGTTTAGAGGGCGTGTGGTGAAAAGTGATGagggtgatggtggtgatgaagaGGATGAGGTGGAAGAAGAGGATTGGTCGGATCTTGATGAGTTGGTGagtaatgaaatggatgatgatgatgatgatgatgatggtgatgatgatatgcctcctgattttgatgaagatgatgaaaatgtgaaaatgagtCAAGGGAAAGAAGCGAATCAAGATGAAGAAAAAGTTCTTGATCCTGTGTTTCCAGATGGAAAGCCAAGAGAAAGATGGTAA
- the LOC111902915 gene encoding PP2A regulatory subunit TAP46, translating into MIFLNLDNIFAFNLIFYITPLHFFIASCFHRSLPSPSSDHSVASTTSPPPTLTCIDFATLLFYQCFFRIIYSGKHRPQLFHRLLFPSSPHHLPQLTTPHRPPPPPVTSASTSLRSTMVSLKMEDMSLPTLFEQAHKIHLLATDSAVDKETLRKGCEALQQCEEMISKLGLFSANETKEDISTTNLKYILVPFYIAELIEKSGHDDRIENLKVSQSKIKEFLAFCDAMELVPEDELETHSVVDRRAKKIARFKRQRAAESKLLELKERKERRGRSTKAAAPLSTSTLSPRDDDNDDDDDDDVLDDDEEREAWLTTISLAICKALDLIEMLKKEEEMLSAIKEKQAQEGGIEISEAILEERAKTVQDWHRNAAARARYMKPATPITCATFAQDVLEGRANVSQPHDHKHQQPLLFGPASLVGGGSLLTNDRERIAAQVFQPGHRLPTMSIEEAGMKEMDMMNKWQERTAKMIEEANSSWHNDKWKPRAGGGDDEDDDDDDEDRARAFDDWKDDNPRGAGNSKLTPCG; encoded by the exons atgATTTTCTTGAATCTTGACAATATCTTTGCTTTTAACCTCATCTTTTACATCACACCCCTCCATTTCTTCATCGCCTCCTGCTTCCATCGATCTCTCCCATCACCTTCCTCAGATCACTCCGTCGCATCGACCACCAGTCCACCACCAACGTTAACCTGCATCGACTTTGCAACTTTATTATTCTATCAGTGCTTTTTTCGGATTATTTACAGTGGCAAGCATCGACCACAATTATTTCATCGCCTCCTCTTTCCATCGtcacctcatcatcttcctcAGCTCACTACGCCTCatcgaccaccaccaccaccggtaACCTCCGCATCGACCAG TTTGAGATCGACGATGGTTTCGCTCAAAATGGAAGACATGTCTCTGCCTACACTCTTCGAGCAGGCTCATAAAATTCACCTTCTCGCAACCGATTCTGCCGTTGACAAG GAGACATTGAGAAAGGGCTGCGAAGCATTACAACAGTGCGAGGAAATGATTAGCAAATTAGGGTTATTTTCAGCTAACGAGACTAAGGAAGATATCAGTACTACAAATCTCAAATATATTCTG GTGCCATTTTATATTGCTGAATTGATAGAGAAAAGTGGGCATGATGACAGGATAGAAAATTTGAAGGTTTCACAGTCTAAGATAAAG GAATTTCTTGCATTCTGTGATGCAATGGAGCTTGTACCTGAAGATGAATTGGAAACACATAGTGTTGTAGATAGAAGGGCTAAGAAG ATTGCTAGGTTTAAGAGGCAACGTGCTGCAGAGTCAAAACTATTAGAATTAAAGGAACGCAAAGAACGACGTGGGCGTTCAACTAAAGCTGCAGCCCCCCTTTCTACATCTACTCTTTCTCCTAgggatgatgataatgatgatgatgatgatgatgatgtgcttgatgatgatgaggaaaGGGAG GCATGGCTTACAACAATCTCATTGGCTATCTGTAAG GCTTTGGATCTAATCGAAATGCTGAAGAAAGAGGAGGAGATGCTTTCGGCAATAAAGGAAAAGCAAGCGCAA GAAGGAGGTATTGAAATTTCGGAGGCTATTCTGGAGGAACGCGCGAAAACCGTACAAGACTGGCATCGAAACGCTGCTGCTCGTGCTCGATACATGAAACCAGCAACACCAATAACATGTGCTACTTTTGCTCAGGATGTTTTGGAGGGAAGAGCAAATGTATCACAGCCACACGATCATAAACACCAACAACCACTCTTGTTTGGGCCCGCTAGTCTCGTGGGTGGTGGAAGTCTTCTAACAAATGATAGAGAAAGGATTGCTGCACAAGTTTTCCAACCTGGTCACAG ATTGCCAACAATGAGCATAGAAGAAGCTGGGATGAAGGAGATGGATATGATGAATAAATGGCAAGAGAGGACTGCGAAGATGATAGAGGAAGCGAATTCTTCGTGGCATAACGACAAGTGGAAGCCGAGAGCAGGTGGtggagatgatgaagatgatgatgatgatgatgaggacagGGCAAGGGCTTTTGATGATTGGAAAGATGACAACCCTCGAGGTGCGGGAAATTCAAAGCTAACTCCTTGTGGCTGA
- the LOC111902919 gene encoding rhodanese-like domain-containing protein 4, chloroplastic, with product MEALNAVVLKPISVLKPEPKKQSSFPTIHHLKISKPQFHGSSLVLISSVFNSAFAKALTYEEALNQSTTSDSSFSAPDLDISGVFDGIINFATANPLVLASGAAALALPLILSQVFGKSKPWGVETARIAYGKLGDDENAQLLDIRTASDIRAAGSPDIKGLKKKPIRIAYNGDDKPGFLKKLSLKFKEPENTTLFILDKFDGSSELVAELVTVNGFKAAYAIKDGAEGPRGWANSSLPWILPQKSFAFDFGSVTDAFDGLLGDGSEAVSVIFGLAVATGLGLLAFTEVETILEVLGSAALVQLVTKKLLYAEDRKKTLKEVEEFLTVKIGPQDILNDIKDIGKALLPPLTSKSLPAATTATEEAVVESTNSAPPEVQPEAAPAPLEVQPEAAPPAEPTPPVVQAVAAAPAPPVESTPPVNAVPKTEVKEEVESKPPRALSPYPYYPNFKPPTSPTPSRP from the exons ATGGAAGCCCTCAATGCAGTTGTGTTAAAACCCATTTCCGTACTTAAACCAGAACCCAAAAAACAATCATCGTTCCCCACAATTCACCACCTAAAAATCTCAAAACCCCAATTCCATGGCAGTAGTCTGGTGCTTATATCCTCTGTTTTCAATTCTGCTTTCGCAAAAGCACTTACGTATGAAGAAGCACTGAATCAATCAACAACTTCTGATTCGTCATTCTCAGCACCTGATTTGGATATCAGCGGTGTTTTCGATGGTATAATCAATTTCGCTACTGCGAATCCTCTGGTGTTAGCTAGTGGCGCCGCCGCTTTAGCTTTGCCGTTAATCCTCTCTCAAGTATTTGGGAAGAGTAAGCCATGGGGGGTTGAAACTGCGAGAATTGCGTATGGGAAATTGGGCGATGATGAAAATGCTCAATTGCTTGATATTAGGACTGCTTCTGACATTAGGGCAGCGGGTAGTCCAGACATTAAGGGTTTGAAGAAGAAGCCAATTAGGATTGCTTATAATGGTGATGACAAACCAGGGTTCTTGAAGAAGCTTTCGTTGAAATTCAAAGAACCAGAGAACACCACATTGTTTATTTTGGACAA ATTCGATGGGAGCTCTGAACTTGTTGCAGAATTGGTGACTGTAAATGGCTTCAAAGCTGCTTACGCTATAAAAGATGGAGCAGAAGGGCCACGTGGATGGGCG AACAGCAGTCTTCCATGGATATTACCACAAAAATCTTTCGCTTTTGACTTTGGCAGTGTGACAGATGCATTCGATGGCTTGCTTGGT GATGGTTCTGAGGCTGTATCCGTAATTTTTGGCCTCGCGGTGGCTACTGGACTAGGTTTGTTAGCATTTACCGAG GTTGAGACCATACTCGAGGTGTTGGGTTCTGCTGCATTGGTGCAACTTGTCACCAAGAAGCTACTCTATGCCGAG GATCGGAAAAAAACTCTAAAAGAAGTTGAGGAATTCTTGACTGTGAAAATCGGGCCCCAAGATATTCTAAATGATATCAAG GACATTGGGAAAGCTCTTCTACCACCCTTGACTAGCAAATCACTTCCTGCAGCCACAACAGCTACCGAAGAAGCTGTTGTGGAGTCCACTAACTCTGCGCCACCGGAAGTACAACCAGAAGCTGCGCCTGCGCCACTGGAAGTACAACCAGAAGCAGCACCACCAGCAGAGCCAACTCCACCAGTGGTGCAagcagtagcagcagcaccagCACCACCAGTAGAGTCAACTCCACCAGTCAACGCTGTCCCTAAAACCGAAGTCAAAGAAGAAGTGGAGTCTAAACCACCACGTGCACTTTCACCATATCCATAT TATCCAAATTTCAAGCCTCCGACATCTCCTACTCCTTCAAGGCCATAG
- the LOC111902917 gene encoding uncharacterized protein LOC111902917 yields the protein MTKKQGRRAAVKSDRRSSSSVPSNREDSSSRVINPNKRLSMLNTLLFLIVSPAISSYVYRMLYASNTDLDSSLPYVYQRGLVKTDINYQEILTENAKVSENTSIRHFPNPVLAYVTPWNSKGYDLAKEFNSKITHISPVWYDLKSQGAEFILEGRHNVDKGWISDLRMKGNALILPRFVLEAIPMDMLKKKKQRAKVIDLIITECKEMDFDGIVLESWSRWAAYGVLHDPHMRKLALQFVKKLGESMHAVGNLQLVYVIGPPRSDKVQEYDFGPEDLQSLSDDVDGYSLMTYDFSNPQNPGPNAPLKWITSTLQLLLGGSQNLSQKIFLGINFYGNDFVLQGGGLGGGAILGRDYLSLLEKHKPELQWEKKSGEHFFLYSDENNNNIVKHVVFYPSLMSIAMRLDEARSWGAGVSIWEIGQGLDYFFHLL from the exons ATGACGAAAAAACAAGGCCGGCGAGCAGCGGTTAAGTCCGACCGCCGATCAAGCAGTTCAGTGCCTTCAAATCGCGAGGATTCTTCAAGCCGTGTCATAAACCCTAACAAACGCCTTAGTATGCTCAACACTTTACTCTTCCTGATCGTATCTCCTGCCATTTCATCATATGTATACCGTATGCTATACGCTTCGAATACGGACCTAGATTCTTCGCTTCCGTACGTATACCAACGAGGCTTAGTGAAGACTGACATCAATTACCAAGAAATCCTCACT GAAAATGCAAAAGTTTCAGAGAATACATCAATTCGGCATTTTCCAAACCCGGTGCTAGCTTACGTTACACCATG GAATTCAAAGGGATATGATCTGGCAAAAGAGTTCAACTCTAAGATTACACATATATCACCAGTGTGGTATGATCTAAAAAG TCAAGGAGCTGAGTTTATCCTGGAAGGAAGACATAATGTTGATAAAGGATGGATTTCAGATCTTCGAATGAAGGGAAATGCTCTG ATTTTACCTAGATTTGTACTTGAAGCTATTCCTATGGACATGCTAAAAAAGAAGAAACAGAGGGCTAAAGTAATTGACCTTATTATAACCGAATGCAA GGAGATGGATTTTGATGGCATTGTTCTAGAATCTTGGTCAAGATGGGCTGCATATGGTGTCTTGCATGATCCACACATGCGGAAACTG GCACTTCAGTTTGTTAAAAAATTGGGAGAATCCATGCATGCTGTGGGGAATCTGCAATTAGTATATGTTATTGGGCCACCACGTTCTGATAAGGTCCAAGAGTATGATTTTGGGCCTGAAGATCTTCAAAGCTTGAGTGATGACGTGGATGGTTACTCCCTTATGACTTAtgacttctcaaatcctcaaaaTCCAGGTCCCAATGCACCATTGAAGTGGATCACTTCTACTTTGCAGCTGCTCCTTGGTGGCTCTCAGAATTTGTCTCAAAAAATATTTCTAGGCATCAACTTCTATGGGAATGATTTTGTTCTTCAAGGAG GAGGTTTGGGTGGTGGAGCAATTCTTGGAAGAGACTATCTTTCTTTATTGGAAAAGCATAAGCCTGAATTGCAATGGGAGAAGAAAAGTGGGGAGCATTTTTTCTTGTATTctgatgaaaataataataacattgtGAAACATGTTGTCTTCTACCCATCACTTATGTCGATTGCAATGCGGTTGGATGAAGCTCGTTCATGGGGTGCAGGTGTTTCCATTTGGGAAATCGGTCAAGGTTTAGATTATTTTTTCCATCTTTTGTAA